Genomic DNA from Gemmatimonadaceae bacterium:
TGCTCACGACCGCCCTCGTCGCGCCCGTGATGCGCGCCGAGTCGCCGCTCGATCCGGCGGTGGTCTCGGGGCAGCGCGCCGCCGTGCAGGCCGAGCAGGAAAACGTGCGCATCGCCCACGAGATCGTGAAGCAGGCGATCGCGGCGTACATCCCGTCCATCGATTTCCGCATGAGCCTCGGCCGCCTGATGTATCCGCAGCAGGTCTACTCCCTGAACGGGCGGGACTGGCTGACCGACTGGAATGCCTCGCTCACGCTGAAGGTGCCGCTGTTCAGCGGGTTCAAGCGGGGCGCCGACCTCTCGCAGGCGCGCATCGGATTGAAGCAGGAAGAGTACCGGCTCTCGCAGCTCCGCGAAGCCGTGCAGTTGCAGTACCAGCAGGCACTCGGCGAGCGCACGCGCGCCGCCGTGGCCATCGTCGCGCGCCAGCGCACGGTGGACCAGGCGCAGCGGGTGTACGACCTCACCGTGCTGCGCTACGACCAGGGGCTCGCGACGCATCTCGAAGTGAGCGACGCCCGACTGGCGCTCCTGATGGCCCGCTCCAACTACGCCCAAGCCGTCGCCCAGTACCACATCGCCGACGCGGGACTGCAGCGCGCCCTGGGCGCGAGTTCCGCCGCCATGACCACGGCCCGCTGACCATGACTCCCATGACCAACACCCCACGCCGCGGCGTCCCCGCCGCCCGTCTGTTCCTTCTGCTCGCCGTCGCGCCGCTCGCGCTTGCCGCCTGTGGCGGCAAATCCGATACGGGCGACACCGCCCCACCCGTGACTCTCGGCGCCGCCGATGTGGCCCCGGCCAGGGTCGCGGAACTGGCCCCGAGTGTCGTCGTGAGCGGCGCGCTCGACCCCGCCGATGCCGTGCGCGTGCGCGCCCAGGTGGGCGGCACGTTGCGCGACGTGACCGTGGACCGCGGATCGCGGGTCAGCCGCGGCCAGGTGATGGCGCGCATCGAGGCGCAGGGCGTGACGAGCGGCGCCGAAAGCGCGAAGGCAAACGTCGCGAGCGCCGACGCTGGGCTCGCCGTCGCCAAGCAGCGCCTGGACGGCGCCAGGAAGCTGTTCGACGCCGGCGCAATGTCGGCGGTGGACATGAAGGCCGCGCAGGCGGGGTATGACGCCGCAGCGGCCCAGCTGGCGGCCGCGAAATCGGCGTACGCCAGTGCCGCCGAGTCGGCCGGGCATACGCAACTCCGGGCGCCGTTCGATGGCTGGGTGAGTGAGCGCGTCGCCGAGGCGGGCGAGTCGGTGAAGGGCGAGGATCCCGTGTTCACGGTGGTGGATCCGCGCACGCTTGAACTCAAGGGACAGGTCGGGGCCATTGACGCGGCCAAGGTGCGCGTCGGCCAGACGGTCGTCTTCACGATCGACGCGATGCCCGGCCAGGAGTTCAAGGGCACGGTCGCGCGCGTCGACCCGGTGGCCGACGCGTCCACACGGCAGGTCGGTGTCTACGTCCGGCTCGCCA
This window encodes:
- a CDS encoding efflux RND transporter periplasmic adaptor subunit — translated: MTNTPRRGVPAARLFLLLAVAPLALAACGGKSDTGDTAPPVTLGAADVAPARVAELAPSVVVSGALDPADAVRVRAQVGGTLRDVTVDRGSRVSRGQVMARIEAQGVTSGAESAKANVASADAGLAVAKQRLDGARKLFDAGAMSAVDMKAAQAGYDAAAAQLAAAKSAYASAAESAGHTQLRAPFDGWVSERVAEAGESVKGEDPVFTVVDPRTLELKGQVGAIDAAKVRVGQTVVFTIDAMPGQEFKGTVARVDPVADASTRQVGVYVRLANGSGKVVAGQFAHGRIRTGPAVKAVVVPFNAVRTETKNPYVLVVEGGAVHRRTVVTGARDEDMGVFVVTSGLKAGERVVVTAGVDIADGTKVSLAKEP